DNA sequence from the Planctomycetota bacterium genome:
CCTCGTTGAAGCCGACCCTGTCACCGTCATACGGACCCTTGTCCGGCCAGGGGAACGGCTGGCGGTTGCTCGGGTCATCGGGCGACCACATGCCGGCCTCGTCGCCGTAGTACGTCATCGGCGCGCCGACGAAGCTGTGTTGGAAGAGGACCAGTTGCTTGAAGCGGTTCCATTCCTCGGCCGTCGGGGCGCGGTCGCTGTAGGGCGGGTCGAACGTCGCGGCGTTGTCCTGCGGGCGGTTGGCCCCGTCGTACGGACGGTCGGGGTTGACGAACATCGACGCGAGGCGGTCCGTGTCGTGGCTGCCCATCAGGTTCTGTTGCGCGTAGGCGATGGGACGCGGGTACGCCTCGACGACGTTCATCAGCGCCGCTGCGTACTCACTCGGCGAGATCGCGGTGGACTGGTCGACGAAGAAGTCCTGCGTCGGCATGCTGAACTGGTAGTTCATCACCGCGTCGAACTGATCGCCTTTGAGCCAGGGCTGGGCGAAGGACCAGATCTCGCCGGTGATGTACGCGTCGGGGTTGAGGCCCTTGACGTGTTTGCGCCAGTCGATCCAGAACGGGTGGGGGATGTCCTGGGGCACGTCGAGCCGCCAGCCGTCGATGCCGTCGGACGGATCGCCGTCGCCGTTGGGATCCATCCAGCGGGTGGTGATGTCGAAGATGTGTTGGCGAGGCCCGGGGTGCAGGCCGAGCGTTTCGTCCTTGGCGAAGGCGGGCAGGTGGCCGTTGGGCTGGTCCCAGGCGTTCCACTGGATGCCGCCGTCCTTGCCGTGGACTTGGTAGGGGTCGTCCATCTCGCGCCAGTTGGCCGGGTCGCCCCAGTCGGTGATGTCGAACCACTCGGCGTACGGCGAGTTCTGCCCGTTGGCCAGCACGTCCTGGAAGAACGGATGCGCCCGGCCGACGTGGTTGAACACGCCGTCGATGATGACGCGCATGTCGTTGGCCTTGGCTTCTTTGAGGAACGCGAGGAAGACCTTGTCGCTCTCGGAGAACTCCCAGGTCGCAGGGTCGTCGGTCGAGCCTTCGATGTTGGGCGGGTACTTGGCGTAGTCGGTGACGATGCCGAAGTTGTCGTCGACATGGCGGAAGTCCGCCGTGTCGTACTTGTGCATCGACTCACCCTCGAAGATGGGGTTCAGGTAGATGGCGTTGACGCCGAGGGATTTGAGGTAGGGGAGCTTTTCCTGCAGGCCCTGGAGGTCGCCGCCGTAGCGTCGGTCCCAGACGTCGCCGGTGCCGGTGTAGAAGTTGTCGCTGTCGGCCGAGGGCGGCGTCTCGCCGGGGAGCACGTCCCACCAGTCGCTGTTCCACGGGACCAGCAGTTCGTAGGGGTACTTGCCGGGGTCGTTGTCGGGATTGCCGTTGCGGAAGCGCTCAGCGAAGACCTGGTACCAGACGGCGTGGTGGGGCCACTCGGGGACGTCGAAAGCAAGAAGATCCTTCGAGAACGCTAGGCCGATCATGTTCCGCGCTGGATCGATCTCCTGAACCTCGCCCTGCGTGACCATCCACTCGCTTCCGCTGTCTGCTAGTACAAAGTGGTACTGTGCGACATCCTTTGCTGCTTCCTCAAGATTCAGAACTACGGTCCCGGTGAAGATGTCATAGCCGTCCTCGTTGCCTGCATGCTGAAGCTCACTCGTGGCACCCATACCTAGCATTGGTTTCACAAATACGGCATCCACGTCACCCTGCTGCGTACGGATCGAGACGCGTAGCTCGTTTGCGTCCAACTGCACCGCATCCTTCACCGGATCATGCCTGACGTACTCCGCGTTGATCTTCCCATCCTCCACCGGCGGGGCCTTGCGGATGTCGGGGCCGACGATGACGCCGCTGTTCTGGCCGCCGAAGTTGTCGCCGACACGTAGCTCGGCGTCGTCGGTCGGGTCGGTGATCCAGTTGCCGTCAACGACGAACTTGTAGTGGTGCGTGCCGTCGGGTAGTTCGATCGTGGCGGTCCAGACGCCGTCGCCGTCGTCGTCGGTCATGTCGGTGACGCCGGCGTTCCAGCCGTTGAAGCTGCCGGCGAGGTTCACGTCACGCGGGGCGTCCGCCATGGTGTTGGCGTCGAACTTGAAGGTGACGGTGTTGTCCTCGACGACCGCCTCGGCAAGGGCGATCGAAGGGCAAGCGAGAACGGCGGCGGCGATGATGGCGCGGGTCATGGGGTCTCCTCAAGGATTTTTGGCGTTCGGCCTGGTCACTTAAGTGACCAGGCCCGGCATCCAATCAAGTTCTGTTGTCATTTAGCCGCCATCGCCGTCGACTCTCGCACGATCAGGTGCGTGTCGAGAACGTCGGCGACAGGCTTGTCTTTGCCTTTGACTTTTTCGAGCAATCGACGGCAACTGGTGACGCCGACGTCGTAAAGCGGCAGGCGGATGGTCGTCAGGGCCGGGTTGACGAACGCGGCATGCCGCAGGTCGTCGAAACCGACCACGCTGATTTCGTCGGGCACCTTGATGCCCTTGTGGTTCAGGTGGGCCATCGCCCCCATGGCCATCTTGTCGTTCATGGCCAGCAGGGCGGTGAAATGCGTGTCGGACTTCATGAGTTGACGGGCAGCGGCCGCGCCGCCTTCCTCGGTGTAGTGACCGTCGGCGATCCACTCGTCGGTCGGCTCGACGCCGAGCTTGATCAGGGCGTTGTGCCAGGTGTTCTGGATCTCCCACGCCGTGGAAATGTCCGGTGCCGCCGAGATCAGGCCGATGTTGCGATGGCCGAGTTGGGTGAGGTAGTTCAGGGCCTGTTGCGCGCCGCCGGCGTAGTCGCAAACGACATGATCGCAGTCGATGTAGTTGTTGCCCTCGCCATCGGCCCGCAGGCGGTTGTTCACGACGACGGCCGGGCAGTTGATCTGTTGTAAGTCCGAGAGGTACGCCTGGCTGTCGGAGGTACCCAGCAAGAGCATGCCATCGACGTAGCGGCGTTCGAAAAGCTCGACGTGCTTGTTGGCCTTGATGTAGTCGGGTTTGGCCTGTTCGAGCAGAACCTTCCAGCCGAGGCGTTGGGCCGTGTCGGAGATGCCCGAGAGCAACTCTCCGAAATACGCATCGGCAAACGCGTGTCGCAGGGCCGGCAGGAGGATGGCGAGGACGTGGGTGTGTTTACCGGAGAGTGATTGGGCGAGCCGGTTCGGCTGGTAGCCGAGCTTTTTCATGACCTGCCGGACGCGTGTCTGGGTGGCCCGAGAGATGCGGGGGTTCTCGTTGAGGACCATGGAAACCGTCGCGACGGAGACGTCGGCCTCACGGGCGACGTCGCGGAGCGAAACCTGACGCGGCCGGCGTGGTTTGGCAGTGTTGACCGATAAAACGTCAGCTTGAGCCATGGCGGTTGGTGGCGAGGGAAGCGGGCGGGCGACGGTGCGCCAGTTTGGATGCGCAAACACACCGGCCCGTTCGGTACCGGCAGGAAGGTGAACTAGTTTAACACATCATCGAACAACGGTAAAGCCCACGGTTTCGATCGGCCGATGAAGTCCGTTCCGCGCCGATAGGCAGGGTGCCGGCTCGGCTGATGAATTAATGGGCACTGTCGCGAATCAAGGAAATTCCTGCCCAGCCTCTACGCAAAATGCGTTGACAGGCCCTGGGATGGTGGTAGGATCACGGAATCGCATGCCCGTTGTGGGTATGTTGCCGTGGCCGATTGGATCCGTCGCGGAATGATGAAACGGTTTACAACATGCCGCCGCAAGGTGTTCAAGGGCCAAATGTCAATGGGGCACGCGACGGCAAACTTTCGGGAGAAACTTACCATGCGTACACGCAATCTTGCACTCGCAGCAGCGGCTGCTTTGATCGCCACGCCGGCGGTTGCATCGGCCGCTTCGTTCGCAGGCAATGGCAACACCGGCTTCGGCGGTGCTATCGGCACGAACACGCTCAACATCACCGACGACGGCACCAACGCGACCATCTCGCTCGACAGCCCGTTCGCCGGCAACGTTCTTGTCCTCTACCTGGACAACACCGCTGGCGGCTTGGCCGACACCGCGCTGCTGGATGACACCGATGACGGTGGTCGTACGGCCACCAGCGGATTCAACGACAACGATCCGGCACTGCCTGACGACGACACCCGCACTCTGGCCACATTCGCGCCCGGCTTCGGGGCCGACACGTCCGTCGTGATCGGCGAGTTCGGCTTGGTCATTTTCGACCTGATCGAGAATCCCGGCGATGGCGGACTGCCGTTCGTGTTCTTCGTTGATGACGATGCGAACGACTTTGTGTTCGAAGTGCCGTTGGCCGATCTGGGGATCGCCCCGGGCGGTTCTTTCGACTTTGTCGGTTCGTTGATCAGCGAAACCGCGTTCCGGTCGGACGAAACGATCGGTGCGGCCGACTTCGTGCTCGACGCGGATCCGAACCCCGGTTTTACCGGCTCGGTCACGTTCACAGAGTCGCTGACCTACACCAGTACCGTGATCCCCGAGCCGGCGAGCCTTGGCTTGCTGAGTGTCGCGGGTCTCGGCCTGCTGCGTCGTCGTAAGTAAACGACGGCGGCAACGACCGTTCGCGGTCATGGTTCCCCCCTGCCATGACGCGAGCAGGCCCCGGCGGAGGCATCCGTCTTCGTCGGGGTCGCAGCTTTGGAACAACTCGGCCGGTCATCGTGAATGATGACCGGCTGATTTACAGGATTGCCTGTTTGAGGAGTAGCTTCGACGTGTTGAACCGAACTTCATCCCGATCGGCCATCAGTGCCGCCGTGTTCGCGATGGGCGCCATCGCCTCCGCGCAGGATACGTCGGCTCCGGCGATCCTGCAGATCTTCGACGCGTCGTGGACGACGATCGAGGACCGCTCGGTCGATGCCTGGGCGGCCGGATACGGCAGCGTGTGGATGCCGCCGCCGGGCCGGGCCGAAACCGGCGGTTTCTCCGTTGGCTATGACGTGTACGACCGGTTCAACCTCGGCAACCCGGACGATCGAACGCTCTACGGCACCGAGTCGGAACTCCGCGCCGCCATCGGCACTTGGCAGCGTTTCGGCGCGCAGACGTACGCCGACCTGATCTGGAATCACAACGGCTTCTCCGACCGCTTCGATAGCGAGTTCGTCGCCTCGGGCGGCTATCCGGGTTTCGTCTTTCAGGGCGAGGGCGGCACCGGCGGTGACTTCCACACGTTCGTCGACAGCGTCTTTACCGAACGCATCAGCGGGCTGATCGACATCGATCACAGCTCGAACATTCAGTTTGTCCGTAATCCCGTGCCGGGGTTCAACAACGTGCCGGCTGGGACGACGCCGTACTTCGGCCTGCTCGCCGACCAGCCGACCGAGGCCAACCGCCGGTTTTACACCGACCTCGACGGCCCCGGCCGGACGTACTTCGATCCGACGACCAACGAGACTTTTACGGTCCATGATTTTAACCGTTTCACCGGAGATGAAACCACGGATTGGGCCACCGGCGATCCGGTCGAGGAGAACGCGCTCGGTTACCTGATGCGCAATGCCCAGTGGATGATTCAGGACGTCGGCTTCGACGGCTTCCGCCTCGATGCGGTCAAGCACGTCGAGCCGTGGGTGTTCAACTACCTCGACCGCGCCGTCTACGAGGCCAACCCCCGCCTGCTGCTCGACGGGTCGATCAACCACGTCTTCAGTTTCGGCGAGGCGTTCGAAGGCAACGCGGGCATCATCCAGCAGTACATCCGCAAGGACCTGGTCGACGGCTCCAACAGTGTCGGCGGCAACCGCGACGCGCTCGACTTCCCGCTGCACTTCGCCCTCAAGGCCAACCTCACCGGCAACGGCTTCGGCAACGATTGGCGGAACATCCTCAACGCGTCGCAGGACCTCAACGATGACGGGCTCAACAACGGCAGCCAAGGCGTTTCCTTCGACGCGTCGCATGACGAAAACGGCGCTTTCCTCGGCAATGTGGCCAACGCCTACCTGCTGATGCGGCCGGGCAATCATGTCACCTATTTCAACGCCGAGGAGTTCGGCCCCAACCGCGATTTCCCGAAAGACGGCCGCGGCGATGCGCTCGGCGGGCTTTACGGTGACACCATCACCACGCTCGTCGGCATCCGCAACACCCACGGTCGCGGCAACTTTCTCCCGCACCTCGTCGAGCAAAATCAACTGATCTACGAACGCGAGAAGTCCGCGTTGGTCGTGCTCTCGAGCCGAACCGACGAAGGCTTTGATGAGCGCACGGTCAGCACCACGTTCGAGCCGGGAACCTACCTGATCGAACTCACCGGCAAGGCCGCGCTCGACGCCGACATCCCTGAACTCGTTCAGGTCGATGGCAATGGCAATGTCGACCTCCGCGTTCAGCGGGCCAATGGCGGCGATGGCTACCTTGTCTATGGACTTGCCACCCCGCAGGGCGAACTTTCGCTGTCCAATGTCGACTTCATCCTCGAAGGCGGCACGCCCACCGCGGCGACCAACGGCACCACCCGGCTCACCGATCTCCACGTCGTTTCGGCCGACACCTTCCAGGTCCAACTGCAAACCGAGGAAGTCAACCTGCTCGGTCAGTTCCGCGATCCCGATGCCGACGGGGATAGTGCGCTGCTCAAGCTCAACGGTGGCCTCGACGCCAACGGCAACGGCCGCGTCGACTTCGTCCAGCCCGGCTCGGTCGCTTACGGCTTCGAGCTGTTCACCGACAAATCCTCCCCGCTCGCCCTTGGCGGCGATGGCGAGTTCCTCCAGACCGTCGACACGACGCAACTGCCCGAGGGCGTCAACTTCGTCGAGGTCATCGCTTTCCGCCAACGTGATGACGGTGGTCCGCCGGTCTACTCGTCGTTCAAGAAAGCCCTGTACGTCGACCGCCTCGCTCCCGAGGTCGAGTTCGACGAGGCGGTGTCGTTCAACGGCGCGACCGAAGGCGAGCGTGATCTGCTCGTCAAGTCGACCGACCAGACCGCCAACAGCGTTCACGTCTTCGTCAACTTGCCCGCGAGCCTCACCGACGAGCAGATCCTTTCGTTCGTCAATGGAAGCAACCGCGCCGAGCAGATCGACCGTGACATCTTCAAGTACTACACCGACGGCCTGATCGATGGCAACCACGCACTCACGACCGTGACGTTCGAGGTTACCGGCAACGTCGGCATTCAGCGTCTCGCCGGCGTGTACATCGACGGCATTGGCGCCGGGCTCGGTGATGTGAACGCCGACGGCGTGTTCGACACCACCGACGTCATCGGTGCCGGCGGCTTTGAGCAGTTCCTGTACGCCCGTGACACGCAGTTCAATGCCGCCGCCGACATCGACGGCGACGGCCGCGTGACCAGCGCCGACCTGTTCGCGCTCGAAGCCATCTACATGGACGAGCTTTCCGTGGACGCCGCCGCCGAGGCTCGCGCCGCGGAGCTTCGCCGTGGCAACGTCAACCAGTTCGGCTCCACCGACGCTTTCGACATCGACGACCTGCGTGCCAACTTCGGCACCGCCGACGGCTCGCTCGACGATTGGTACTACGACCTCTCCGGCGACGGCGTCATCGACACCGCCGACGTCGATCTCATCGTCGAAGAGGTTTTCGAGACCGCCTACGGCGACACGAACCTTGACGGCTTCGTCGATGTTGATGACTTCCTGATCCTGATCGAA
Encoded proteins:
- a CDS encoding PEP-CTERM sorting domain-containing protein — protein: MRTRNLALAAAAALIATPAVASAASFAGNGNTGFGGAIGTNTLNITDDGTNATISLDSPFAGNVLVLYLDNTAGGLADTALLDDTDDGGRTATSGFNDNDPALPDDDTRTLATFAPGFGADTSVVIGEFGLVIFDLIENPGDGGLPFVFFVDDDANDFVFEVPLADLGIAPGGSFDFVGSLISETAFRSDETIGAADFVLDADPNPGFTGSVTFTESLTYTSTVIPEPASLGLLSVAGLGLLRRRK
- a CDS encoding alpha-amylase family glycosyl hydrolase, translating into MTRAIIAAAVLACPSIALAEAVVEDNTVTFKFDANTMADAPRDVNLAGSFNGWNAGVTDMTDDDGDGVWTATIELPDGTHHYKFVVDGNWITDPTDDAELRVGDNFGGQNSGVIVGPDIRKAPPVEDGKINAEYVRHDPVKDAVQLDANELRVSIRTQQGDVDAVFVKPMLGMGATSELQHAGNEDGYDIFTGTVVLNLEEAAKDVAQYHFVLADSGSEWMVTQGEVQEIDPARNMIGLAFSKDLLAFDVPEWPHHAVWYQVFAERFRNGNPDNDPGKYPYELLVPWNSDWWDVLPGETPPSADSDNFYTGTGDVWDRRYGGDLQGLQEKLPYLKSLGVNAIYLNPIFEGESMHKYDTADFRHVDDNFGIVTDYAKYPPNIEGSTDDPATWEFSESDKVFLAFLKEAKANDMRVIIDGVFNHVGRAHPFFQDVLANGQNSPYAEWFDITDWGDPANWREMDDPYQVHGKDGGIQWNAWDQPNGHLPAFAKDETLGLHPGPRQHIFDITTRWMDPNGDGDPSDGIDGWRLDVPQDIPHPFWIDWRKHVKGLNPDAYITGEIWSFAQPWLKGDQFDAVMNYQFSMPTQDFFVDQSTAISPSEYAAALMNVVEAYPRPIAYAQQNLMGSHDTDRLASMFVNPDRPYDGANRPQDNAATFDPPYSDRAPTAEEWNRFKQLVLFQHSFVGAPMTYYGDEAGMWSPDDPSNRQPFPWPDKGPYDGDRVGFNEDIFRHYQHAIAIRNSVEALRVGDVSFPMTDDERDVLVMKRGTDGQTVYVVINRSDQPQKLTIDVEPGTYADYTKATLILTDGQRPELGITERYDTDGQMTGTLPAYGTAILVSQ
- a CDS encoding LacI family DNA-binding transcriptional regulator — translated: MAQADVLSVNTAKPRRPRQVSLRDVAREADVSVATVSMVLNENPRISRATQTRVRQVMKKLGYQPNRLAQSLSGKHTHVLAILLPALRHAFADAYFGELLSGISDTAQRLGWKVLLEQAKPDYIKANKHVELFERRYVDGMLLLGTSDSQAYLSDLQQINCPAVVVNNRLRADGEGNNYIDCDHVVCDYAGGAQQALNYLTQLGHRNIGLISAAPDISTAWEIQNTWHNALIKLGVEPTDEWIADGHYTEEGGAAAARQLMKSDTHFTALLAMNDKMAMGAMAHLNHKGIKVPDEISVVGFDDLRHAAFVNPALTTIRLPLYDVGVTSCRRLLEKVKGKDKPVADVLDTHLIVRESTAMAAK